From the Anaerobacillus alkaliphilus genome, the window ATTCCGCTTGGAAAGGGAATGGGGAGTAGTGCTGCCGCCATTGTTGCAGCGATAGAACTAGCTAACCAAATGGCAAATTTAAATCTAACACAAGATGATAAAATTAGAGAATCAAGTCTTATTGAAGGACATCCGGACAATGCAGCGGCATCGGTATGTGGTGGACTTGTGATTGGTACTCATAGTGAAAGAGAAACCTTTGTGATGCAGGCAGAAATAGAAGGTGTCGATATTGTTATGATGGTTCCTTCCCAACAATTACTTACGAAAAAAGCCCGTGGAGTGCTTCCTGAAACAGTGACATTTGCAGAAGCCGTTCAAGCTAGTAGTATTAGTAATGTATTAGTAGGGGCATTATTAACGAATAATTGGCCATTAGCAGGTGAAATGATGGTTAGGGACCTTTTTCACCAACCGCATCGTACAGAGCTTGTTCCTGGCCTACAAGAGATTATTGAAAACATTAAAGATTATGGTGCATACGGCGCGGCCTTAAGTGGGGCAGGACCTACATTAATTGTTTTTGCGCCAGCAAGTCAAGGTGATGAGGTGATTTCTGCTCTTCAACAGACATTTACTAGCTTTACATATGATTTAGTTAACGTTGATTCGGAAGGAATTAAAGTAAATGTAGAATGTAGAGTGAAGAATTATGAATTATGAATTATGAATTATGAATTGAAGAGAAAAATGTAAAATGTAGAATGTAGAATGTAGAATGTAAAATCTAAAAAACCAAAATTATGAATTATGAATTATGAATTATGAATTGAAGAGAAAAATGTAGAATGTAGAGTGAAGAATTATGAATTATGAATTATGAATTGAATCGGGAACATAAGAAAAACCAGGGTCCTAATGGAACCTGGTTTTTACACGTAAATTAAAATACTTGTTCGATTTCTTTTACTCCTGGTACTTCTTCAAGTAATGCTCTTTCGATACCAGCTTTTAACGTGATAGTAGAACTTGGGCAAGATCCGCAAGCGCCAGTTAAACGAACTTTAACGATACCTTCTTCGTCGATGTCTACTAATTCAACATCTCCTCCGTCACGTTGTAAGAATGGACGTAGTTTATTTAAAACTTCTTGTACTTGTTCTTTCATTTCAGCCATTAAAAACACTCCTTTCGTGGTTCTTCTTCAATTATAATATCCATAATGAAAAAAATCCATGAATCTGTTTTGAAATTTACACAAGCTTTTCTAGATTACTGGAAAAGCACTTATTGTGTATTTAATTTTATAGTGTGGTACTATAAGAAAAAGTGACTTTGTCAGGAGGAATATTTGTGAATAGTCCTGTAAAAATATATGTTTATGGAGCAGAAGTAAAGTGTGCGAGTTGTGTAAATTTGCCATCTGCATCTGAAACCTTCGAATGGATTGAGGCAGCAGTAAATCGGAAATTTCCGGAAAATCAGTATGAATATATTTATGTTGATTTACATGCACCTGCAAATGATACAGAACAAGAGATGGCTACAAGAATTGTAGAAGAGGACTTGTTTTACCCAGTAGTCGTAATAAATGATGAAATTGTAGCAGAAGGCAATCCGAGATTACCTGATATTTACAAAAAGCTAGAACAGTTACAATAACACAAAAAAGCTTGAGGATCATTTCCTCAAGCTTTAACACTACTTATCAACCAGTATGATATTTATACATCCATAACACACCAGACTTTAACACACGAGGAACACGTCCTAATAGAGTTCGATCACCCATAACTCCAAACCCGTGTTTCTTCCCAAGTGAGCCAAGGACGCCTTTGAGTTTAATTTTTGGCATCATTTCCGGAAGAGGCTCGTTGTTATGCATTCTTTCCATAATCATAACAATTTGTTCGCCTTGTGCCTCAGCTAATTGGGCGCTTGGCGCATGATTTAATGCCGCACAGTCGCCTACAACAAAAATATCTTCATATCCTTCAATATGGTGATGTTTTGTCAGAATGACGCGTCCCATTGAGTCTTTTTCTACATCTAAATTTCGAACGACTTCATTTGCCTGAATTCCAGCTGTCCAGATTATCGCATCTGAATGAGTAGGTTCGTCGTGATTATAGAGAATATTTTCTTCAACTTTTGTAATATTTGCTTGGTTAACTAACGTAACACCATGGTCGATAAGCCATTTTTGAACATAAAGGTGGAGCTTTGGTGGAAACATTGAAAGAATTGTTTTCCCACGGTCAAAAAGAATTACTTTAAGATCAGGTCTACTTTCACGAAGCTCACTTGCTAACTCAACGCCACTTAAACCGCCACCAACAATTGAAACTGTTCCGCCGGGTCCAACGTCTTGGATTTTATGATAAGCCATTCGTGCCTTTCTAATAGTCTGTATACTTAACGTGTGTTCAGCAGCACCAGGAACACCATGGTACTTATCTTCACAGCCTAAGCCAATGACAACTTGATCGAATGCAAGTTCTTCTTCTGAGTTTTTAAAAGAAACTGTTTTTTCATTTAGATTAACTGATTTTATATCTCCGTACTTGATATCTAGTCTCTCATCAGTCGGAAAAGTTACTCTCAGATGCTGATCAGCTTCTGTTCCTGCAGCTAAAGCATAGTATTCTGTCTTTAAGCAGTGATAAGGAACTTTGTCCACTAAAGTAATACGAAAGTCTGAGAGTTTGTTGCTTGCTAACAACTTTTGGATTATTCTTAATCCCCCATAGCCGCCACCTAATATAACGATATGTTTCATAGCATTATTCCCCTTTACGTTTCTTTCATGTTGTAAACAACCATTAATGGTAAAAATACACATTGTAAACGTTTTTAACGGTGTTTAATTATATTCATCGAAAATGTCCACTTTAAATTCTAACAACTTTATGTCATTTAAACAACAACTTTGTGACAAAATATTTGTCATATATTATCCCTAAAAAGTTTGACAACAATGTAAGATGCATGTACATTTGAATTATTAAGAGGTGAGAATGATGAGACCAATCATAGAATTTTGTGCAACAAACTTAGCTAGTGGTAGTCAAAAAGCATTAGAGATCCTTGAAAAGGATCCTGATTTAGATGTGATAGAATATGGTTGTTTGAGCTTCTGTGGAAGATGCTCCAGAAGTCAATTTGCACTCGTCAACGGAGAAGTGGTCACGGGTGAGACAAGTGAAGAGTTAGTAAAAAAAATATATGCATTTATTGAAGAAAACTTAGTTTTTTAAGGCTCTTTTCGTAAACATTGTGCCTTTTACCTTAAAAAAATTAGGATAATACCCTAAAGAAAAGAGCAATACTTACTAAATTAGTGGTGAAATCTTAGTATTTTGTGTAAAAATCCGGCTTTTGGGATTTTTACGAAAGCAACAAACTTTGCGAAAACAGCCTTTTTTAAAGAACAGCCCTTAGTCTAATAATGAACTAAGGGCTTTATTATTATTTTAAGTACTAGCACATATCAACGCTTTCATTAATAAAAAGATTGTAATAAACTGATAAAAAGCTTAAGGGGGCAAGAAGATGATCCCGTTTCAAAATACGTGGCCGTACGAAATATCTGGAAAGGACATCTATATTCATAACTGTCCTTATTGTGGTAAAGAAAATGTTCTTACAACAATGAAAAAAGGGGACATAGAAAGAGCAAGAGAAGGGATTAAAACATATCTCATAATGCCTTGTTGCCTAGAAAAAATGACGATACTTGAAGCAGATGAAGATTACTTTTGGACAGATGAGCGTCTAAGAAAATAAATAATCGGTGAGGGATAAAGATGAAGTTTACAAAAATGCATGG encodes:
- the thrB gene encoding homoserine kinase; the encoded protein is MSEQKVIIRVPASTANLGPGFDSVGLALNRYLTLEVTRADKWVFQFIGPNLEGISTGTDNLIYEIAEQVASKYHAILPSCQVTVKSEIPLGKGMGSSAAAIVAAIELANQMANLNLTQDDKIRESSLIEGHPDNAAASVCGGLVIGTHSERETFVMQAEIEGVDIVMMVPSQQLLTKKARGVLPETVTFAEAVQASSISNVLVGALLTNNWPLAGEMMVRDLFHQPHRTELVPGLQEIIENIKDYGAYGAALSGAGPTLIVFAPASQGDEVISALQQTFTSFTYDLVNVDSEGIKVNVECRVKNYEL
- a CDS encoding YuzB family protein; this encodes MRPIIEFCATNLASGSQKALEILEKDPDLDVIEYGCLSFCGRCSRSQFALVNGEVVTGETSEELVKKIYAFIEENLVF
- a CDS encoding NAD(P)/FAD-dependent oxidoreductase, with translation MKHIVILGGGYGGLRIIQKLLASNKLSDFRITLVDKVPYHCLKTEYYALAAGTEADQHLRVTFPTDERLDIKYGDIKSVNLNEKTVSFKNSEEELAFDQVVIGLGCEDKYHGVPGAAEHTLSIQTIRKARMAYHKIQDVGPGGTVSIVGGGLSGVELASELRESRPDLKVILFDRGKTILSMFPPKLHLYVQKWLIDHGVTLVNQANITKVEENILYNHDEPTHSDAIIWTAGIQANEVVRNLDVEKDSMGRVILTKHHHIEGYEDIFVVGDCAALNHAPSAQLAEAQGEQIVMIMERMHNNEPLPEMMPKIKLKGVLGSLGKKHGFGVMGDRTLLGRVPRVLKSGVLWMYKYHTG
- a CDS encoding YuzD family protein; protein product: MNSPVKIYVYGAEVKCASCVNLPSASETFEWIEAAVNRKFPENQYEYIYVDLHAPANDTEQEMATRIVEEDLFYPVVVINDEIVAEGNPRLPDIYKKLEQLQ